The following proteins are co-located in the Streptomyces sp. NBC_01198 genome:
- a CDS encoding dipeptidase produces MDLLARARDLLAAHPVVDGHNDLPWALRKQVAYDLDRLDIAADQSDRLHTDIPRLRAGGVGGQFWSVYVSVELTGADAVTATLEQIDVVRRLTERHPDDLALALTADDMEEARGRGRIASLMGAEGGHSIDGSLAVLRAFYDLGVRYMTLTHNDNTPWADSATDQPAAGGLTAFGEEVVREMNRLGMLVDLSHVSADTMRDALRVAEAPVLFSHSSARAVCDHVRNVPDDVLARLPANGGVAMATFVPKFILPAAIEWTGAADVNMRAHGLHHLDTTPEGMAVQRAYEAAHPRPVATAATVADHLDHMREVAGVDHIGLGGDFDGTAFTPAGLDDVAGYPNLIAELLRRGWSDADLAKLTWHNAVRVLRDAESAAAAIRLKSGPSVMVLPAG; encoded by the coding sequence ATGGACCTCCTCGCCCGGGCCCGCGACCTGCTCGCCGCCCATCCCGTCGTCGACGGGCACAACGACCTGCCGTGGGCGCTGCGCAAGCAGGTCGCCTACGACCTGGACCGGCTCGACATCGCGGCCGACCAGAGCGACCGGCTGCACACCGACATCCCGCGGCTGCGGGCCGGCGGCGTCGGGGGCCAGTTCTGGTCGGTCTACGTGTCGGTGGAGCTGACGGGCGCGGACGCGGTCACCGCGACCCTGGAGCAGATCGACGTCGTCCGCCGGCTGACCGAGCGCCACCCGGACGACCTCGCGCTCGCGCTGACCGCCGACGACATGGAGGAAGCCCGCGGCAGAGGCCGTATCGCCTCGCTGATGGGCGCCGAGGGCGGCCACAGCATCGACGGCTCGCTCGCCGTCCTGCGCGCCTTCTACGACCTCGGGGTGCGCTACATGACGCTCACCCACAACGACAACACCCCCTGGGCCGACTCCGCCACCGACCAGCCCGCCGCGGGCGGCCTGACCGCCTTCGGCGAGGAGGTCGTCAGGGAGATGAACCGGCTGGGCATGCTGGTGGACCTCTCGCACGTCTCCGCCGACACCATGCGCGACGCGCTGCGGGTGGCCGAGGCGCCGGTGCTCTTCTCGCACTCCTCGGCCCGCGCGGTCTGCGACCACGTGCGCAACGTCCCCGACGACGTGCTCGCCCGGCTGCCCGCCAACGGGGGCGTGGCCATGGCCACCTTCGTGCCGAAGTTCATCCTGCCCGCCGCCATCGAGTGGACCGGGGCGGCCGACGTCAACATGCGCGCGCACGGCCTGCACCACCTGGACACCACCCCCGAGGGGATGGCCGTCCAGCGGGCGTACGAGGCGGCGCACCCGCGGCCGGTCGCCACCGCGGCGACCGTCGCCGACCACCTGGACCACATGCGCGAGGTGGCCGGCGTCGACCACATCGGGCTGGGCGGCGACTTCGACGGCACGGCCTTCACGCCCGCGGGCCTGGACGACGTGGCCGGCTATCCGAACCTGATCGCCGAGCTGCTGCGCCGCGGCTGGTCCGACGCCGACCTCGCCAAGCTGACCTGGCACAACGCGGTGCGGGTGCTGCGCGACGCGGAGTCGGCGGCCGCCGCGATCCGGCTCAAGAGCGGCCCGTCGGTGATGGTGCTGCCGGCCGGCTGA
- a CDS encoding VOC family protein, translated as MIGRLSAVVLDCPDPAALAAFYAELVGGTVEADDGTWVDLDRADGQKLSFQLAPAHRAPVWPDPERPQQFHLDIAVQRAEMDDAEKQVLALGATLLEGDLDGTRNWRVYADPAGHPFCLCAC; from the coding sequence ATGATCGGCCGGCTGAGCGCCGTCGTTCTCGACTGTCCCGACCCCGCCGCCCTCGCCGCGTTCTACGCCGAGCTGGTGGGCGGCACCGTCGAGGCCGACGACGGGACCTGGGTGGACCTCGACCGGGCGGACGGCCAGAAGCTGTCCTTCCAGCTCGCCCCCGCGCACCGGGCGCCCGTCTGGCCCGACCCGGAGCGCCCGCAGCAGTTCCACCTGGACATCGCGGTGCAGCGCGCCGAGATGGACGACGCGGAGAAGCAGGTGCTCGCGCTCGGCGCGACCCTGCTGGAGGGCGACCTCGACGGCACCCGCAACTGGCGGGTCTACGCCGACCCGGCCGGTCACCCCTTCTGCCTCTGCGCCTGCTGA